The following coding sequences are from one Spartobacteria bacterium window:
- a CDS encoding glycosyltransferase, producing MERALSRPAKMLWCAGRMVGAWGLSVCFCSAFIVDAFDWTQGFGGIRQDCRRTFCVAWEKIMSKIRVLFALPGLHRVHRGAEVAFEAIAAGLAQRDDFDVTVMGSGPEMAGRPYRYLSAKCIPRERFERWPKIPVLRSDVRYEEFTWMYGVRKIYKPADYDITCTCSYPFTSWMLRSGRKNGCPKHVFITENSDYPAVAANSEFRWFNCDALVCTNPEYEERNKDQWCCEVIPNGIEASRFFPESIKPDRTSFGLPENVPLILMVSALIPSKHVLEGIRSTARLPDVHLAVAGAGPLHAECKACSDQLMPGRYHQFTVTQDRMPQLYRSADVFLHLSQEEAFGNVYIEALASGLPAVVHDYGTTRWILGNEGFLVNTADADLLIDALQQALTVTPSESDRQRLYDYVATRYDWSVITDQYARYFHQLL from the coding sequence CTTTTGCTCTGCGTTTATTGTGGATGCGTTTGACTGGACGCAGGGATTCGGTGGAATACGGCAAGATTGCCGGAGGACTTTCTGTGTTGCTTGGGAGAAAATCATGAGCAAAATACGTGTCCTCTTTGCCTTGCCCGGATTGCATCGTGTTCATCGCGGTGCAGAAGTGGCATTTGAAGCCATCGCTGCCGGACTGGCACAGCGTGATGATTTTGATGTGACGGTCATGGGTTCCGGTCCAGAAATGGCCGGACGACCGTATCGCTATCTGTCGGCGAAATGTATTCCGCGCGAACGCTTTGAACGCTGGCCTAAAATACCGGTGCTTCGTTCAGATGTGCGCTATGAAGAGTTTACATGGATGTATGGAGTGCGGAAAATATACAAACCCGCCGACTACGATATCACCTGTACGTGCAGTTACCCCTTCACCAGCTGGATGTTGCGCAGTGGTCGCAAAAATGGTTGTCCAAAACACGTGTTCATAACGGAAAACAGTGATTATCCAGCTGTCGCTGCCAATAGCGAATTTCGTTGGTTTAACTGCGATGCACTGGTTTGCACCAACCCTGAATATGAGGAGCGCAATAAAGACCAATGGTGCTGTGAAGTCATTCCCAATGGGATTGAGGCCTCTCGATTCTTTCCGGAATCCATTAAACCCGACCGCACATCTTTTGGACTGCCTGAGAACGTCCCGCTAATACTCATGGTAAGTGCCCTCATTCCCAGTAAGCACGTACTGGAAGGTATTCGCAGCACGGCCCGCCTTCCTGATGTTCATCTGGCTGTCGCCGGTGCCGGTCCGCTGCATGCGGAATGCAAGGCCTGTTCCGATCAGCTGATGCCGGGTCGCTATCATCAGTTTACTGTCACACAGGATCGCATGCCGCAGCTGTATCGTTCAGCCGATGTTTTCTTACACCTGAGCCAGGAAGAAGCATTTGGTAATGTTTATATCGAAGCACTGGCTTCAGGTCTGCCTGCAGTCGTTCACGATTATGGAACGACCCGCTGGATTCTAGGCAATGAAGGGTTTTTGGTGAATACCGCAGATGCGGATCTACTTATCGATGCCCTGCAACAAGCCTTGACCGTTACCCCTTCGGAATCCGATCGCCAGCGACTTTACGATTATGTTGCCACCCGCTACGACTGGTCCGTCATCACCGATCAATACGCCCGCTATTTCCACCAATTACTGTAG